A window from Acinonyx jubatus isolate Ajub_Pintada_27869175 chromosome E1, VMU_Ajub_asm_v1.0, whole genome shotgun sequence encodes these proteins:
- the TLCD1 gene encoding TLC domain-containing protein 1 isoform X2: MGLTSPHPQLLFQGPRNGVLCRFLARLAGGGDTVSRPSGLVSTALVSTSNSPLHTHGFASGYFIHDTVDIVISHQARASWEYLVHHVMAMGAFFSGIFWSSFVGGGVLTLLVEVSNIFLTFRMMMKINNAQHLLLYRVNKYVNLVMYFLFRLAPQAYLTHYFLRYLGQRTLGTFLLGILLMLDIMILIYFSRLLRSDFCPQRVPSQQHKDKFLTE; encoded by the exons ATGGGTCTTACCAGCCCCCACCCACAGTTACTTTTTCAGGGTCCGAGGAATGGAGTGTTATGCCGTTTCTTGGCGCGGTTAGCG GGTGGAGGAGACACGGTCTCCAGGCCGTCCGGACTTGTGAGCACCGCGCTCGTCAGCACTTCCAACTCCCCCCTGCACACACACGGCTTTGCCTCAG gGTATTTCATCCACGACACGGTGGACATCGTGATTAGTCATCAAGCCCGAGCTTCTTGGGAATACCTGGTTCACCACGTCATG GCCATGGGTGCCTTCTTTTCAGGCATCTTTTGGAGCAGTTTTGTCGGTGGGGGAGTCCTAACATTGCTGGTGGAGGTCAGCAACATATTCCTCACCTTCCGCATGATGATGAAGATCAACAATGCCCAGCACCTTCTCCTCTACCGGGTCAACAAATATGTCAATTTGGTCATGTACTTTCTCTTCCGCCTGGCCCCTCAGGCCTACCTCACGCACTACTTCTTGCGTTATTTGGGCCAGAGGACTCTGGGCACTTTTCTGCTGGGTATCCTGCTCATGCTGGACATCATGATCCTCATCTACTTTTCCCGTCTCCTCCGCTCAGACTTCTGCCCTCAGCGTGTCCCCAGCCAGCAACACAAAGACAAGTTTTTGACTGAGTGA
- the TLCD1 gene encoding TLC domain-containing protein 1 isoform X1 has translation MPPLLHPALPLLLSATLTFRGLRRALCCLPLPAHVRADPLRTWRWHNLLVSFAHSIVSGIWALLCIWQTPELLVEIETAWSLSGYLLVCFSAGYFIHDTVDIVISHQARASWEYLVHHVMAMGAFFSGIFWSSFVGGGVLTLLVEVSNIFLTFRMMMKINNAQHLLLYRVNKYVNLVMYFLFRLAPQAYLTHYFLRYLGQRTLGTFLLGILLMLDIMILIYFSRLLRSDFCPQRVPSQQHKDKFLTE, from the exons ATGCCCCCACTGCTTcaccccgccctgcccctgctcctgaGCGCCACGCTGACCTTCCGGGGGCTCCGGAGAGCGCTCTGCTGCCTGCCGCTGCCGGCGCACGTGCGCGCCGACCCCCTGCGCACCTGGCGCTGGCACAACCTGCTCGTCTCCTTCGCCCATTCCATCGTGTCTGGAATCTGGGCGCTGCTGTG TATATGGCAGACCCCGGAGTTGCTGGTGGAGATTGAGACGGCATGGTCGCTTTCTGGCTACCTGCTAGTTTGCTTCTCCGCAG gGTATTTCATCCACGACACGGTGGACATCGTGATTAGTCATCAAGCCCGAGCTTCTTGGGAATACCTGGTTCACCACGTCATG GCCATGGGTGCCTTCTTTTCAGGCATCTTTTGGAGCAGTTTTGTCGGTGGGGGAGTCCTAACATTGCTGGTGGAGGTCAGCAACATATTCCTCACCTTCCGCATGATGATGAAGATCAACAATGCCCAGCACCTTCTCCTCTACCGGGTCAACAAATATGTCAATTTGGTCATGTACTTTCTCTTCCGCCTGGCCCCTCAGGCCTACCTCACGCACTACTTCTTGCGTTATTTGGGCCAGAGGACTCTGGGCACTTTTCTGCTGGGTATCCTGCTCATGCTGGACATCATGATCCTCATCTACTTTTCCCGTCTCCTCCGCTCAGACTTCTGCCCTCAGCGTGTCCCCAGCCAGCAACACAAAGACAAGTTTTTGACTGAGTGA
- the RPL23A gene encoding 60S ribosomal protein L23a, which produces MAPKAKKEAPAPPKAEAKAKALKAKKAVLKGVHSHKKKKIRTSPTFRRPKTLRLRRQPKYPRKSAPRRNKLDHYAIIKFPLTTESAMKKIEDNNTLVFIVDVKANKHQIKQAVKKLYDIDVAKVNTLIRPDGEKKAYVRLAPDYDALDVANKIGII; this is translated from the exons ATGGCGCCGAAGGCGAAGAAGGAAG cccctgcccctcccaaagcCGAAGCCAAAGCAAAGGCTTTGAAGGCCAAGAAAGCAGTGCTGAAAGGCGTCcacagtcataaaaaaaagaagatccgTACGTCACCTACATTCCGACGGCCCAAGACACTGCGTCTCCGAAGACAGCCCAAATATCCTCGAAAGAGCGCCCCCAGGAGAAACAA GCTTGACCACTATGCCATCATCAAGTTCCCCCTGACTACAGAGTCGgccatgaagaaaatagaagacaacaaCACTCTTGTGTTCATTGTGGATGTCAAGGCCAACAAGCACCAGATCAAACAGGCCGTGAAGAAACTCTATGACATTGATGTGGCCAAGGTCAACACTCTGATCAG GCCcgatggagaaaagaaagcatatgttcGACTGGCTCCTGACTATGATGCTTTGGATGTTGCCAACAAA attggGATCATCTAA
- the RAB34 gene encoding ras-related protein Rab-34 isoform X3 — MSHVLGLELRREAPPLLGPLLSSFPLPAGSWPSQILRSNHGSPSPCLLGAPRKAVGEMNILAPVRRDRVLAELPQCLRKEAALHVHRDFNPRVTCACQEHRTGTVGFKISKVIVVGDLSVGKTCLINRFCKDTFDKNYKATIGVDFEMERFEVLGVPFSLQLWDTAGQERFKCIASTYYRGAQAIIIVFNLNDVASLEHTKQWLADALKENDPSSVLLFLVGSKKDLSTPAQYMLMEKDALKVAQEMKAEYWAVSSLTGENVREFFFRVAALTFEANVLAELEKSGARRIGDVVRINSDDSNLYLTANKKKPTCCP, encoded by the exons ATGAGTCACGTCCTGGGCCTGGAGTTGAGGAGGGAAGCGCCGCCTCTCCTCgggccccttctctcctcctttcccctccccgcGGGTTCCTGGCCTAGCCAGATACTGCGCAGCAATCACGGTTCTCCATCACCA TGCCTTCTCGGGGCTCCCCGCAAGGCCGTAGGCGAGATGAACATTCTGGCGCCGGTGCGGAGGGACCGCGTCCTGGCGGAGCTGCCCCAG TGCCTGAGGAAGGAGGCCGCTTTGCACGTGCACAGAGACTTCAACCCCCGCGTCACCTGCGCCTGCCAGGAGCACCGGACAGGCACCGTGGG ATTTAAGATCTCCAAAGTCATTGTGGTGGGGGACCTGTCCGTAGGGAAGACTTGTCTCATTAATAG GTTCTGCAAAGATACTTTTGATAAGAATTACAAGGCCACCATTGGAGTGGACTTTGAGATGGAACGATTTGAGGTGTTGGGCGTCCCCTTCAGTCTGCAGCT CTGGGATACTGCTGGACAGGAGAGGTTCAAATGCATTGCATCAACCTATTACCGAGGGGCTCAAG CCATCATCATCGTCTTCAACCTGAATGATGTGGCCTCCCTGGAACATACCAA GCAGTGGCTAGCTGATGCACTCAAGGAGAACGACCCTTCCAGTGTGCTTCTCTTCCTCGTGGGTTCCAAGAAGGACTTGAGT ACTCCTGCTCAGTATATGCTAATGGAGAAAGACGCACTCAAGGTGGCCCAAGAGATGAAGGCTGAGTACTGGGCGGTCTCATCTCTCACTG GTGAAAATGTCCGGGAATTCTTCTTCCGTGTGGCGGCACTGACCTTTGAGGCCAACGTGCTGGCTGAGCTGGAGAAATCGGGGGCCCGGCGCATTGGGGACGTTGTCC GCATCAACAGTGATGACAGCAACCTTTACCTAACTGCCAACAAGAAGAAGCCCACGTGCTGCCCGTGA
- the RAB34 gene encoding ras-related protein Rab-34 isoform X1 has translation MNILAPVRRDRVLAELPQCLRKEAALHVHRDFNPRVTCACQEHRTGTVGFKISKVIVVGDLSVGKTCLINRFCKDTFDKNYKATIGVDFEMERFEVLGVPFSLQLWDTAGQERFKCIASTYYRGAQAIIIVFNLNDVASLEHTKQWLADALKENDPSSVLLFLVGSKKDLSTPAQYMLMEKDALKVAQEMKAEYWAVSSLTGENVREFFFRVAALTFEANVLAELEKSGARRIGDVVRINSDDSNLYLTANKKKPTCCP, from the exons ATGAACATTCTGGCGCCGGTGCGGAGGGACCGCGTCCTGGCGGAGCTGCCCCAG TGCCTGAGGAAGGAGGCCGCTTTGCACGTGCACAGAGACTTCAACCCCCGCGTCACCTGCGCCTGCCAGGAGCACCGGACAGGCACCGTGGG ATTTAAGATCTCCAAAGTCATTGTGGTGGGGGACCTGTCCGTAGGGAAGACTTGTCTCATTAATAG GTTCTGCAAAGATACTTTTGATAAGAATTACAAGGCCACCATTGGAGTGGACTTTGAGATGGAACGATTTGAGGTGTTGGGCGTCCCCTTCAGTCTGCAGCT CTGGGATACTGCTGGACAGGAGAGGTTCAAATGCATTGCATCAACCTATTACCGAGGGGCTCAAG CCATCATCATCGTCTTCAACCTGAATGATGTGGCCTCCCTGGAACATACCAA GCAGTGGCTAGCTGATGCACTCAAGGAGAACGACCCTTCCAGTGTGCTTCTCTTCCTCGTGGGTTCCAAGAAGGACTTGAGT ACTCCTGCTCAGTATATGCTAATGGAGAAAGACGCACTCAAGGTGGCCCAAGAGATGAAGGCTGAGTACTGGGCGGTCTCATCTCTCACTG GTGAAAATGTCCGGGAATTCTTCTTCCGTGTGGCGGCACTGACCTTTGAGGCCAACGTGCTGGCTGAGCTGGAGAAATCGGGGGCCCGGCGCATTGGGGACGTTGTCC GCATCAACAGTGATGACAGCAACCTTTACCTAACTGCCAACAAGAAGAAGCCCACGTGCTGCCCGTGA
- the RAB34 gene encoding ras-related protein Rab-34 isoform X2 produces the protein MNILAPVRRDRVLAELPQCLRKEAALHVHRDFNPRVTCACQEHRTGTVGFKISKVIVVGDLSVGKTCLINRFCKDTFDKNYKATIGVDFEMERFEVLGVPFSLQLWDTAGQERFKCIASTYYRGAQAIIIVFNLNDVASLEHTKQWLADALKENDPSSVLLFLVGSKKDLSLCPVTPGLELPLSTHLLHVSGENVREFFFRVAALTFEANVLAELEKSGARRIGDVVRINSDDSNLYLTANKKKPTCCP, from the exons ATGAACATTCTGGCGCCGGTGCGGAGGGACCGCGTCCTGGCGGAGCTGCCCCAG TGCCTGAGGAAGGAGGCCGCTTTGCACGTGCACAGAGACTTCAACCCCCGCGTCACCTGCGCCTGCCAGGAGCACCGGACAGGCACCGTGGG ATTTAAGATCTCCAAAGTCATTGTGGTGGGGGACCTGTCCGTAGGGAAGACTTGTCTCATTAATAG GTTCTGCAAAGATACTTTTGATAAGAATTACAAGGCCACCATTGGAGTGGACTTTGAGATGGAACGATTTGAGGTGTTGGGCGTCCCCTTCAGTCTGCAGCT CTGGGATACTGCTGGACAGGAGAGGTTCAAATGCATTGCATCAACCTATTACCGAGGGGCTCAAG CCATCATCATCGTCTTCAACCTGAATGATGTGGCCTCCCTGGAACATACCAA GCAGTGGCTAGCTGATGCACTCAAGGAGAACGACCCTTCCAGTGTGCTTCTCTTCCTCGTGGGTTCCAAGAAGGACTTGAGT CTGTGCCCAGTGACCCCAGGCTTGGAACTGCCCCTAAGCACCCATTTGCTCCATGTGTCAGGTGAAAATGTCCGGGAATTCTTCTTCCGTGTGGCGGCACTGACCTTTGAGGCCAACGTGCTGGCTGAGCTGGAGAAATCGGGGGCCCGGCGCATTGGGGACGTTGTCC GCATCAACAGTGATGACAGCAACCTTTACCTAACTGCCAACAAGAAGAAGCCCACGTGCTGCCCGTGA